The segment CAAACCTTGCAGCTGTACTTGCTGTTCCCTGGCTGGTTCTGCAGCGCCAGATCCTCGCTCAAGAACTCCTCGGGCAGCTTCCTcttgggcagcccctggggctgcaggcgcTCCCCAAATCCCGCCCGGATGTCCAGGCTGCCCCCACATTTGTGCTGGCTGACGTGGTAGCGATAAGCGGCCTCCAGCTTGAAGCTCTGGCTGCAGAAGTGGCACTGGAAAAGAGCCTCCTCCACGTGCTGGTGCACGGCCAGgtgcttctccaggagctgcctgtcCACAAAGCtgctggcacacacagagcaggagaagaCAGAGATGCCCAGGTGGGACAGGGCGTGCCACAGCAGGCTGCAGAGGCTCAGGTGCCGCTGGTCGCACACGCCGCACGTTTGGCTCTTCAGGTTCACGTGCTCCAGCAGGTGGTTCCGGACCGTCTGGAAATCTTTGGCCAAGGGCTtcccacaggcagcacaggcCAGCTCAGGGCCGGGCCCTCCCCCAAAAACAGCCACCTTGCCCGGGAGGGGGTCGCTGGGGTGGACAATGACGTTGTTGTCGAAGACCCCGTCCCGCCGGTGCAGCGTCAGCTGCCACTGGGTGAAGAACTTGGTCTCGCACATGTCgcaggagaagaggaagatgcCGATGTGGGACAGCACGTGGGTCACCCTGGAGTTACGGTCCTGGAAGTGGGTCTCACAGACCTTGCAGTTCCCTGTCAGCAGGTCCACGTGGTCCCTGGCGTGCTGGCGGATCAGCTGGATGTTGGGTTCCAGAACCTTCTTGCACACCTGGCAGGGCATGGCCTTGCTGTCCCGGCTGTCGCTCTCGAAGGCCAGTTCCTCCTCGCTGTCATCACTCAGCTCTATCACTTCCTCAGATGGGACCAGCTCTTCTCCAGCATCCTCAAAATGCAGCTCAGCCTCTCCCAAATCCTCCAGCTGGAGCTCATCCATCTGCTCGAATCCCTGCTCTTTGGAGTGGTCGCTGTTGCTGGGGCAGGAATTGCTCCCCGTGGAGACATCCAGGGAGGGGTCAGTGGGGAAGAAGCCACCCTTGCTGTAGTCACCATTGCTCTGGGCCTTGTActgagggcaggagctgccagtggTCTGTGCCACCACATTCCCaccaggctgagcccccagaCCCGTGACTGGTGTGAACTGTCCTGCATCAGACTCCTGCTCTGTCTTGGGAGGCTGCTGTGGGTGCATCAGGGGAAGAGCCTGGCTGGCCTCACCCACAGCATTCCTGTCATCCTCTTTGTAGCTTCCCACCACGTCCCCGTGCAGGAGATAATTCCGCTCGGGGCCGAAATGCTCCGCGCCGCTCCGGATGTCCCCCAGAGAGTGGCTCTGCTCCGAGGAGGTGCTGCTcagcaccccagccctgccttcccCCACAGACAGAGCAGGCTGCTTGGTGATGGCCGAGCTCTCCAGGTCAGGGAAGGTGGAGTGACAAGCCTGCAGCAGATCCTCCATGCCCAGCCGCTCCGCCACCTCGTAGATCACCCCCACATTGATGAGGTCGGTGAAGAGCTCCGAGGTGTACACAAAGCTCAGGATCTTCTCAAAGTTGGCTGGTGTGATGAAATCCACCACGTAGGTCCTGGCAGCGTCCAGCCCAGTGTTGAGGAAGAGGTTCTGGAAGtagccagcagcacaggccaGCACGGCCTTGTGCGCGGCAAAGGAGCGGGAGCCCACCAGGATGGTGACGTCGCACATGGTCTCGGAGAGGCGGCACTTGTTGAGTTCCTTCAGCAGGTTGTTGGGGTGGTTGGTGCTGTGCAGCTTGATCCTCATGCCCATCTTAGCAGCTGCTTTAAGAGTCCTTTCTGCTGGTCAGCTCGGCCTTCACGCTCTCATCCGCGGCGGGAGCAGGAATTGGCAGGGcaaggggctctgcagaggggaaatgcaaaaaaaaaaatgttatttaacaACCAAAGCAACGTCACTCTGGTCATACCTCCCGTTTTCCAACTTTCTGaggagccacagagcagctgctcagctggaGATGGACTAAACCTGtcttgtcagctcagttttgggaAGTGAAAAGCTGGATGTGCAAAGCAGCAAAGTCAAAACAAAAAGATTCTCAGAGGCAGCCTGAAGGTCCCACTGctacaggggcagggacagagatCCTGCTGACCCTGAGACCAAACCAGAGCCTGTTCCAGACCTCTCCCTCTTCCCGAGCTGGGGATGAGGCTCCTCTCCAAAGAGATGTTACTCAGGCCGGACACGCCAGCTGGATTCGCCTCtaggtctcctccagctgcagccactTCATTCCTTCACTTCAGATTCCACCTGGACCCACAAGGAGACTTCAGGCTCCCAGGTGGGATTCTCTGCATTCCAGCCTCTGGATTCCCCTGGATGGATTCCCCCGGGATGGATTCCCCTGGATGGATTCCCCCGGGATGGATTCCCCTGGGATGGATTCCCCCGGGATTTCCTGGCAGCACCTCTCGGATTCCTCAGCTGCCACCACACCTGTCCCACAGCACCGGCCATTCCTCCCAGCTTGTCCCACTGCTTttgtccctctgtcctgctcACAGACACCCCACCAGCTCTTGGGATTTCACGAACTTACCCAGGAAACTCTATCCTTAATTCCCCTATTCCTAATTCCCCGCATTCCCCGTCCTGAGACAGGGAACAGCGAGCCCAGAAGGCAGCAAAGAGCAGAAGtttggaggggctggagctgcctctgccccagctccgggaaaaaccaaaacccagagAACGAGCTGTTCTCCCGgggatgggagggatgggggaaaaCACCACcggcagctgaggaggaggatgaagatgcCGGGAGGAAGGCTCTGGAAACGCTGCCCAgcccaaaaagcagctgggcaatTGGGGATGCCTGCGGAGGGGATGGGGCAGAAGGGGAAAGAACCGGAGGGAAGGGGGGCAGCGGGAAGGGGGGAGGCCCGGAGCTGCTCCGGTAGAAacgggaggagatggaggggagGGACAGCGGCGTCCCCGGTGGGCCCGGGGAGCGGGGCAGGAAGGGACCCCGGGAAGAGCCACGAAAGGCGGCGGGAGGCTCCGGGGAGGGTCGGAgcggggctggcggcggggaCGCGGCTCGGGAGACCTGAGGGGGCCGGGGGTGGCGGGCGGGGGTCGCTCCTTACCCGCCCGGCGCCCCGCACCATCCCGGCCCGGCTCACACAAAGGCGCCgacccgccccgcgcccgccccggcccgcgcCGCCTTCCGGGAGCCGCCGGCGGCAGCGCCCCCGTGCGGAGAGGAGGAACAGGAGCGGGGGCACCGGgcgggacacacggacacggacacacggacgcGGATACGGacatggacacacggacacggggagggacacacggacacggggagggacacacggacacggggcGGGACACACGGACATGGACATGGACACATGGACACGGGGAGAGACGCACGGACACATGGACATGGggagggacacacggacacggacacggacacATGGACACGGGCAGGAGACAtggacacagggagggacaaACGGACACGGGgcgggacagacggacacggtgagggacacacggacacggacacggggcaggacacacagacacggggcgggacagacggacacgggGAGGACACGCAGACACGGACACTGGTGTGGTATTTACACACTGGAACGGAAAGAAGGGGCATGAAGACAGGCACGGACACGGGAAGGGACACGGACAGGggcacggacacacggacacgggaAGGGACACGGACAGGggcacggacacacggacacgggaAGGGACACGGGCACTTCTCCAGTTACGGGGGCTGCCgtggggaagggacaggtcGCTGTAGCCCAAGAGAACACGAACCCCGGCCCCGGTGGTGCCGTGGGCTCATCCCCGTGGGTTCATCTCCGCATCCCCATCCCCGTGGGTTCATCCCCGCATCCCCCTCCCCGCATCCCCATCCCCGCATCCCCATCCCCCGGGCTGTCCCGAGCGGGTCCCGGAGGCGCAGCCAAGACACGGAGCCGCATTTTGCGCGTGTCCCGCGCAGACACGGGTGGGTGTATAACGGGACACGTCCAGGTGTACACAGGTGCACGGACACGCGCACGTGGGGCGGCACCGCCGCGCTCCCGACGGCTCCGTGGGCGCCGGAGCCGGGGACGCTCCCGCAGCCGGTCCCACCATCCCCGGGACACCGGGCACAGCCCCGTGCGGGGCTCGTTCCGCCGCTCAGGCCGCCCGCAGCGGGGCCTCTCCGGGAGCGGGGGGTCCCGGGGAGCACCGGGGGGCCGGGCTGCCgcctccccgccccgccgctcgcCCAGGCTCCGCTGCTCGCTTCCCCATGAGCCCCACGAAGAAATCGTGCATGTCTCCTGCGGAGAGACCGGCCGTCAGCGGCACCGGTACCGGCGCCGGTACCGACACCGGCACCGGGCGGGACTTACTCTTCTGCGGCGCCGCGGGGGGACCTGGAAGAGACCGAAACAGGTGAGCGAGCACCGGGCGGACCGACACCCTCCCATCCGAGCCCTCCCGCCCCTCACCGGCGCCCTCCTCCCGCAGCAGCTccagcgcggcggcggcggcggcggcggccccggggctgccGCGGGGGCTCCACGGCAGCGGCTCGGGGACGGGCATCCCCTGCGGGAGCAAAGCGGGTGAGAGGGGTGGGAAGGGGTCCGGGGGGTCCCGGGGATCCGGGATCCGCCCGCCGTTCCCCCCCTCCGACGGCCGTACCAgcgcggggcccggcggggcggcgggggcgcggcgggcgggggtGAGCGGCAgcgccaggagcagcagcaccgcCAGCACCGGTCGGTTCTTCATCCTCAGGGGGACAGCGATCAGCGACGGAGCTTCCCGGGGCTGTCCCGAGCCGGCGAACCCTCGATGGGGCGGCCCCGGATGAGTCTGAAGCGAACCGggctctggggagggaaggagacgGGAGacgggcgggccgggggcggcgggaccCCCTCTCGGGTGTGCGGAGGAGGGACCGCGCCGCTTCCCGGGCTGCCGGTGTCCCCTGGACCCCCGGGGGTGCATTCCAGGGTTGGGGGGGTCATTACGGGGCGTGCAGGGGGACACGGCCCCGCTGTGGCCCCGGAGGTGCCGTGTCCCCGCTGGTGGCCGTGGTGCCACGGTTGTGCACTCGCACACGAGCCGTGCAAACGCGAGGGTGGGGCACGGACACGGCTCGGGCTCCGTCCTGCACGTTCACCCGGTCTCAGCACACCCGTGTCCCCTGGCACGCTCCCTGGCACGCTGGCATCCCCTGGCACGCATATGCCTGCCCACAGCTCGATTTGCTTCCAGAGCCCCTCACCaaaccctccccaaattcaACCGACGCCTTCACCCCATCTCTCCCCCTTCCTGTGCCCTCCCCAGCGCCGTCCcaacctcctcttcctcctcctgccttcccCTAACCCCAGCGGGgtgagcacagggcacagcagctccccaggaccCCCGGGAAGCCCCCAGGACcgtgggggacacagggacaccgaCCTGCCGGTGGAGTCGGGGGCTGAGGGACCCTCGGCGCCGGTGGCTGCGGAGCAGGGACCCCTCGAGGCGTGGTGGTGGGCAGCAGAGGGTGggcagaggtggtggtgggCAGCGGTGATGggcagaggtggtggtgggCAGCTCCCCCGGCCCGGGCTCAGCCGGGAGGCGAAATaccggggcagcagctgctgcacgGCGCTAAATAAGGGGCTCTGCCCATGGCACGGCGTGGGTGGGCAAGAGGAGAGCTGCCAATGGGGGCCGGGGGGAGGTGGTacccccagcctgcagcttcACGCCCACGCAGCACTCACACACAGCGGAGTCACACAGCGGCACACGCGTGCCCACGCTGGCACCCTGGGGTGGGGGGTCAGCACACGGGCACTGTGCCCACGCAGGAAACCCAGGGTGGGGGTCAGCACATGGGTACCGTGCCCATTCTGGGGTGGGGAGTCAGCACATGGGCACCATGCCCATGCAGGAACCTCAGAATGGGGGTCAGCACACGGGCACTGTGCCCATGCAGGAACCTCAGAATGGGGGTCAGCACACGAGCACTGTGCCCATGCAGGAACCTCAGAATGGGGGTCAGCACACGGGCACTGTCCCCATGCAGGAAACCCAGAATGGGGGTCAGCACATGGGTACCGTTCCCACGCAGAAACCCAGGGTAGGGGTCAGCACATGGGCACTGTCCCCATGGAGGAACCCCAGAATGGGGGTCAGCACATGGGTACCGTGCCCATTCTGGGGTGGGGGTCAGCACACAGGCACTGTGCCCACCCTGGGATGGGGGGTCAGCACACGGGCACTGTGCCCATGCAGGAACCCCAGAGTGGGGGCTCAGCACACGGGCACGGTGCCCacgcagccccccagcccctcgtTGTGATGATGTCATCACGTGTCTGTTGGCACGTGTGGGGACACGCATGGAGGAGTGGTCCTGGCTGGATGCTGGGTGGTGCACACTGGATTTGGGGATCTCGTGGGTGAGAGGGGGTTGGCCAGGCTCCCACACACGTGTTCACCTGCACACACAAGCACAGGTGTGCCCGCACACGCACGCTCACAGGTACCTCACGCCCTGCCCCATTGCTGCACGCCAGGCCTGCCCTCTCTCATGCCAGGATGCGCCAAGGTGGAAGATGGggaggaaaatttggggggaaacaGAGGGGCACCAGCAAAGAGGAAAGGACTGGGCCAACAAATGAGAGCCAAGGTCTCCATCCCGAGCAACAGGCAGTGGTGACTGCTCcggtggctgcagcagcccctcggGAAAGCGGCTCACGTGGCAAcacagcccggggcagggcagcATCTGCAGCACCGGCAACGTTAATTAAATCGGAGCCTGGCCAGAGACGGTCTAATTAATTAATAACACCTACTTGTGAGATGCCAAGTGCGACGCAGCTGTGAAGAGCCGCGGTGCCCCGGGCTTGTTTATGGGCGAGGGGGAAGGTCCCTGGTGCTGGGACGTGACAGAGCAGGGAGCCCTCGGTGCTGGGACACGGCCAGGCCACCAAAAGTGCCACAGTGCACATGCACGTGCCCCACCCacgtgctggagctgctccagggcccacctgggagctggtgctgaTGGTGACGTGACGGGGAGTTGGCAGCTCCCCGAGGTAACGCGGGTGATGTGTGGGGACAGGATAAAAAGCCTCGTCAGGAGCGTGATGAGTGCAGGGggggaaaggcagaaaaggggGGGAGACCCTGTCATGAAGGCTGTGGGgtcctgggggctgcaggagtgGTGGGAGTCCTGAGGGTTCTGGGGGctgggggactgggagggggtcCCATGGATCCTGGGGGGTTGAAGGATTGATGGAGCTCCTGAAGaacctgggggctgcagggctgatgGGGTCCTGAGGATTCTCCAGGCTGGGGGACTGGCAGGGGTTCTGCAGGTCCTGGGGCGTTGAAGAACTGATGGAGCTCCTGAAGGAcgtgggggctgcagggctgatgGGGTCCTGAGGATTCTTGGGGCTGGAAGGGTCCCACAGAtcctgagagctgcaggacTGGTGGGGGTCCAGAGagtcctgggcactgcaggactGATGGGGGTCCTGTTGGGGTCCTGATGGGGGTCCTGAGGCACCTGAGGGATGCAGGACTGATGGaggtcccacaggtcctgggctgcagagtcactggggctgtgcagtGAATTCCCTCTGTCCCATTCTCCACGTTCCTGGTCCCTAagtgcagctccagcaccagcccaggcaagggtgtcctgcagcagggtggggggaccttgggcaggggcacaaggacatccagagcaggcaggaggatGACAGGGACCTCACATGCAGCCACCCACGGCCGCCAAGAAATTGCCTCTGAAGCAGCGCGAGCTGTGAGCCACTTGATGGGAAAAGTGGCCACAATTTGGAGCCTCTCCAATCACCACAAGCTGAGTGCTGGCTGCAATCAGGCATCAGGAAAAGTCAGGAAAGCAGGAGGCCAGGATCAGGG is part of the Agelaius phoeniceus isolate bAgePho1 chromosome 35, bAgePho1.hap1, whole genome shotgun sequence genome and harbors:
- the TAC3 gene encoding tachykinin-3 isoform X2 translates to MKNRPVLAVLLLLALPLTPARRAPAAPPGPALGMPVPEPLPWSPRGSPGAAAAAAAALELLREEGAGPPAAPQKRDMHDFFVGLMGKRAAEPGRAAGRGGGSPAPRCSPGPPAPGEAPLRAA
- the ZBTB39 gene encoding zinc finger and BTB domain-containing protein 39, coding for MGMRIKLHSTNHPNNLLKELNKCRLSETMCDVTILVGSRSFAAHKAVLACAAGYFQNLFLNTGLDAARTYVVDFITPANFEKILSFVYTSELFTDLINVGVIYEVAERLGMEDLLQACHSTFPDLESSAITKQPALSVGEGRAGVLSSTSSEQSHSLGDIRSGAEHFGPERNYLLHGDVVGSYKEDDRNAVGEASQALPLMHPQQPPKTEQESDAGQFTPVTGLGAQPGGNVVAQTTGSSCPQYKAQSNGDYSKGGFFPTDPSLDVSTGSNSCPSNSDHSKEQGFEQMDELQLEDLGEAELHFEDAGEELVPSEEVIELSDDSEEELAFESDSRDSKAMPCQVCKKVLEPNIQLIRQHARDHVDLLTGNCKVCETHFQDRNSRVTHVLSHIGIFLFSCDMCETKFFTQWQLTLHRRDGVFDNNVIVHPSDPLPGKVAVFGGGPGPELACAACGKPLAKDFQTVRNHLLEHVNLKSQTCGVCDQRHLSLCSLLWHALSHLGISVFSCSVCASSFVDRQLLEKHLAVHQHVEEALFQCHFCSQSFKLEAAYRYHVSQHKCGGSLDIRAGFGERLQPQGLPKRKLPEEFLSEDLALQNQPGNSKYSCKVCGKRFAHTSEFNYHRRIHTGEKPYQCKVCHKFFRGRSTIKCHLRTHSGALMYRCTVCGHYSSTLNLMSKHIGVHKGSLPPDFTIEQTFMYIIHSKEAEKNTDS
- the TAC3 gene encoding tachykinin-3 isoform X1 yields the protein MKNRPVLAVLLLLALPLTPARRAPAAPPGPALGMPVPEPLPWSPRGSPGAAAAAAAALELLREEGAGPPAAPQKSKSRPVPVSVPAPVPVPLTAGLSAGDMHDFFVGLMGKRAAEPGRAAGRGGGSPAPRCSPGPPAPGEAPLRAA